The Mercurialis annua linkage group LG2, ddMerAnnu1.2, whole genome shotgun sequence genome contains a region encoding:
- the LOC126666990 gene encoding EPIDERMAL PATTERNING FACTOR-like protein 5: MAVLHHRRRHYLSTLAAFTFLLFFSSSSATFSQLDNNNNSGFQENEEGQRVSELSSNPTPTYNDRVLVTQKRLGGPGSSPPTCRSKCSRCSPCKPVHVPIQPGLSMPLEYYPEAWRCKCVICIFHNDDHHHFLPLDKAALGM; this comes from the exons ATGGCCGTGCTacaccaccgccgccgccactaCTTATCGACACTCGCAGCTTTCACTTTCTTGCTATTCTTCTCTTCCTCATCTGCAACTTTTTCTCAACTCG ataataataataacagtgggtttcaagaaaatgaagaagGTCAAAGAGTGAGTGAGTTAAGTAGTAATCCTACTCCAACATACAATGACCGAGTTTTAGTAACTCAGAAAAGACTCGGAGGACCGGGTTCTTCACCGCCCACGTGTAGATCCAAGTGTAGCCGGTGTTCACCGTGTAAACCAGTTCATGTCCCGATTCAACCTGGTTTAAGTATGCCATTAGAGTATTACCCAGAAGCCTGGAGATGCAAATGTG TGATTTGCATATTTCATAATGATGATCATCATCATTTTTTGCCACTGGACAAAGCAGCTTTGGGAATGTAA
- the LOC126669027 gene encoding protein TIFY 4B isoform X2, with protein sequence MPAEMDAGVTSLKSILDKPLTQLTEEDISQLTREDCRKYLKEKGMRRPSWNKSQAIQQVISLKALLETSEDSGAGALRKILVSRPPPLPPVNSNSADSAREASDNYNINDSAPPCWQNASPKSSTPALPPPVDCRLEEADNRVLSSSPGATVGLVGQMTIFYCGKVNVYDGVPPDKAQAIMHLAACPIQSPVEDPTRRPAFAFPYHLQTASDRHLFFPSSAATSPATPTEKMAEYSQQCKEKGNLTNDHDVECQANRKVSLQRYLEKKKDRGRFKGSRRNVGPTSCLDMYMSHQAKTHTANEQSTRSGTSSPPQPGVPHSLCNSADDQPKSSSFSVDLNEDVQER encoded by the exons ATGCCGGCGGAAATGGATGCCGGAGTGACGTCATTGAAGTCAATACTAGATAAACCCCTCACTCAACTTACTGAAGAAGACATTTCTCAACTCACACGCGAAGATTGCCGCAAATACCTCAAAGAAAAAg GAATGAGAAGACCTTCGTGGAACAAATCGCAAGCGATCCAGCAAGTAATTTCGCTCAAAGCGCTTCTCGAGACTAGTGAGGATTCCGGCGCCGGTGCTCTCCGGAAAATCTTAGTTTCTAGACCGCCTCCTCTTCCTCCG GTTAATTCGAATTCAGCTGATTCAGCTAGGGAAGCTAGTGATAACTATAACATTAATGATTCAGCTCCTCCTTGCTGGCAAAATGCTTCTCCTAAATCTTCTACTCCTGCGCTACCACCGCCGGTGGATTGTCGACTGGAAGAGGCGGACAATAGAGTCCTTTCTTCAAG TCCTGGTGCCACTGTTGGATTGGTTGGACAAATGACGATTTTCTATTGTGGGAAGGTGAATGTGTATGACGGAGTCCCACCTGATAAG GCCCAGGCAATCATGCATCTCGCAGCATGTCCTATTCAGTCACCTGTGGAGGATCCAACCCGTAGACCTGCATTTGCGTTTCCTTATCATTTACAGACTGCAAGTGACAGGCATCTCTTTTTTCCTTCCAGCGCTGCAACTTCTCCAGCCACACCAACAG AGAAGATGGCAGAATATTCTCAGCAATGTAAGGAGAAGGGGAACTTAACTAATGACCATG ATGTAGAGTGTCAAGCAAACCGCAAAGTGTCATTGCAGAGATATCTGGAGAAAAAAAAGGATAG GGGCAGATTTAAGGGTAGTAGGAGAAATGTGGGACCTACTTCTTGCTTGGATATGTATATGAGTCATCAAGCAAAAACACATACTGCAAATGAACAATCGACCAGAAGCGGCACAAGCTCTCCGCCACAGCCCGGAGTGCCACATTCCTTGTGTAATTCAGCTGATGACCAGCCAAAGAGTAGTAGTTTTTCTGTTGATCTCAATGAAG ATGTTCAAGAGCGCTGA
- the LOC126669027 gene encoding protein TIFY 4B isoform X3: MPAEMDAGVTSLKSILDKPLTQLTEEDISQLTREDCRKYLKEKGMRRPSWNKSQAIQQVISLKALLETSEDSGAGALRKILVSRPPPLPPVNSNSADSAREASDNYNINDSAPPCWQNASPKSSTPALPPPVDCRLEEADNRVLSSRSPGATVGLVGQMTIFYCGKVNVYDGVPPDKAQAIMHLAACPIQSPVEDPTRRPAFAFPYHLQTASDRHLFFPSSAATSPATPTEKMAEYSQQCKEKGNLTNDHDVECQANRKVSLQRYLEKKKDRFKGSRRNVGPTSCLDMYMSHQAKTHTANEQSTRSGTSSPPQPGVPHSLCNSADDQPKSSSFSVDLNEDVQER, encoded by the exons ATGCCGGCGGAAATGGATGCCGGAGTGACGTCATTGAAGTCAATACTAGATAAACCCCTCACTCAACTTACTGAAGAAGACATTTCTCAACTCACACGCGAAGATTGCCGCAAATACCTCAAAGAAAAAg GAATGAGAAGACCTTCGTGGAACAAATCGCAAGCGATCCAGCAAGTAATTTCGCTCAAAGCGCTTCTCGAGACTAGTGAGGATTCCGGCGCCGGTGCTCTCCGGAAAATCTTAGTTTCTAGACCGCCTCCTCTTCCTCCG GTTAATTCGAATTCAGCTGATTCAGCTAGGGAAGCTAGTGATAACTATAACATTAATGATTCAGCTCCTCCTTGCTGGCAAAATGCTTCTCCTAAATCTTCTACTCCTGCGCTACCACCGCCGGTGGATTGTCGACTGGAAGAGGCGGACAATAGAGTCCTTTCTTCAAG AAGTCCTGGTGCCACTGTTGGATTGGTTGGACAAATGACGATTTTCTATTGTGGGAAGGTGAATGTGTATGACGGAGTCCCACCTGATAAG GCCCAGGCAATCATGCATCTCGCAGCATGTCCTATTCAGTCACCTGTGGAGGATCCAACCCGTAGACCTGCATTTGCGTTTCCTTATCATTTACAGACTGCAAGTGACAGGCATCTCTTTTTTCCTTCCAGCGCTGCAACTTCTCCAGCCACACCAACAG AGAAGATGGCAGAATATTCTCAGCAATGTAAGGAGAAGGGGAACTTAACTAATGACCATG ATGTAGAGTGTCAAGCAAACCGCAAAGTGTCATTGCAGAGATATCTGGAGAAAAAAAAGGATAG ATTTAAGGGTAGTAGGAGAAATGTGGGACCTACTTCTTGCTTGGATATGTATATGAGTCATCAAGCAAAAACACATACTGCAAATGAACAATCGACCAGAAGCGGCACAAGCTCTCCGCCACAGCCCGGAGTGCCACATTCCTTGTGTAATTCAGCTGATGACCAGCCAAAGAGTAGTAGTTTTTCTGTTGATCTCAATGAAG ATGTTCAAGAGCGCTGA
- the LOC126669027 gene encoding protein TIFY 4B isoform X1 yields the protein MPAEMDAGVTSLKSILDKPLTQLTEEDISQLTREDCRKYLKEKGMRRPSWNKSQAIQQVISLKALLETSEDSGAGALRKILVSRPPPLPPVNSNSADSAREASDNYNINDSAPPCWQNASPKSSTPALPPPVDCRLEEADNRVLSSRSPGATVGLVGQMTIFYCGKVNVYDGVPPDKAQAIMHLAACPIQSPVEDPTRRPAFAFPYHLQTASDRHLFFPSSAATSPATPTEKMAEYSQQCKEKGNLTNDHDVECQANRKVSLQRYLEKKKDRGRFKGSRRNVGPTSCLDMYMSHQAKTHTANEQSTRSGTSSPPQPGVPHSLCNSADDQPKSSSFSVDLNEDVQER from the exons ATGCCGGCGGAAATGGATGCCGGAGTGACGTCATTGAAGTCAATACTAGATAAACCCCTCACTCAACTTACTGAAGAAGACATTTCTCAACTCACACGCGAAGATTGCCGCAAATACCTCAAAGAAAAAg GAATGAGAAGACCTTCGTGGAACAAATCGCAAGCGATCCAGCAAGTAATTTCGCTCAAAGCGCTTCTCGAGACTAGTGAGGATTCCGGCGCCGGTGCTCTCCGGAAAATCTTAGTTTCTAGACCGCCTCCTCTTCCTCCG GTTAATTCGAATTCAGCTGATTCAGCTAGGGAAGCTAGTGATAACTATAACATTAATGATTCAGCTCCTCCTTGCTGGCAAAATGCTTCTCCTAAATCTTCTACTCCTGCGCTACCACCGCCGGTGGATTGTCGACTGGAAGAGGCGGACAATAGAGTCCTTTCTTCAAG AAGTCCTGGTGCCACTGTTGGATTGGTTGGACAAATGACGATTTTCTATTGTGGGAAGGTGAATGTGTATGACGGAGTCCCACCTGATAAG GCCCAGGCAATCATGCATCTCGCAGCATGTCCTATTCAGTCACCTGTGGAGGATCCAACCCGTAGACCTGCATTTGCGTTTCCTTATCATTTACAGACTGCAAGTGACAGGCATCTCTTTTTTCCTTCCAGCGCTGCAACTTCTCCAGCCACACCAACAG AGAAGATGGCAGAATATTCTCAGCAATGTAAGGAGAAGGGGAACTTAACTAATGACCATG ATGTAGAGTGTCAAGCAAACCGCAAAGTGTCATTGCAGAGATATCTGGAGAAAAAAAAGGATAG GGGCAGATTTAAGGGTAGTAGGAGAAATGTGGGACCTACTTCTTGCTTGGATATGTATATGAGTCATCAAGCAAAAACACATACTGCAAATGAACAATCGACCAGAAGCGGCACAAGCTCTCCGCCACAGCCCGGAGTGCCACATTCCTTGTGTAATTCAGCTGATGACCAGCCAAAGAGTAGTAGTTTTTCTGTTGATCTCAATGAAG ATGTTCAAGAGCGCTGA